A genomic region of Verrucomicrobiia bacterium contains the following coding sequences:
- a CDS encoding VCBS repeat-containing protein, with protein sequence MKSLFACAGAGLVWFTVAHAAASAPAGPTDFGFTGKEIFPIDNYISLLQAVDLNGDGKMDLVVVNNARSKIDLLLNRTGETNPVASDRIGLRREINELPPDARFHIESVASEKRISALVVTDLNSDGRPDLAYYGEPKELIVQYNEGTNGWGAPKRWPLDDGQLTPNALSAGDLNGDGRTDLLLLAEKQVYWLAQKTDGTLAEPVKIPISATARAVQAVDVNGDGRQDLLLVNWESTTPFRFRLQNAGGQLGPENYFTFPSIRSYLADNLVSNAGTQIITIAQNSGRAQISHFIAKPAPALAGSFREGGLQVLPLRSTEKSRRGLAWADVNGDGLTDLIVAEPESGEVSLFLQQHDGSLAPAESFPSLAGVSDIAVGDWDGNGRADIFLLSPDEKQIGVTRLDEKGRLPFPTLVPLDGKPLVMAVGAASPGGKPTLAVIVDQDGKRSLVTRMADGTTHSQALSASFKSNPTAMAWHDLDQDGLADLVVLIPYEKIKVLVQVPGKNFAEADVAPPGGTLEQPWMQSADVDGDGKPELLLPQRNFLRAVVLKREAARAGADGEPAWSFQVRDQINGAESNSRIVGATTVTGTNGSALFLLDAERKALSLVQRDAAGVWQVVRNVTLPVSQFNGLDTVAFGGRQPNAVALLGVNSVAWLPLYGQTWELAELDGYETPVEDGYLHDIVAGDLNGDGRKDLVFLETAKHYLDLVVFDASNHLRPANRWQVFEERSFRATRSDLPEPREAVVADVTGDGKKDLVILVHDRVIVYPQE encoded by the coding sequence ATGAAAAGCCTTTTTGCCTGTGCCGGCGCGGGATTGGTGTGGTTCACGGTCGCCCACGCTGCGGCCAGCGCGCCAGCTGGTCCGACGGATTTTGGATTCACGGGCAAGGAAATCTTTCCCATCGACAATTACATTTCGCTCCTGCAAGCCGTCGATTTGAACGGCGACGGCAAGATGGATCTCGTGGTCGTGAACAACGCGCGGTCCAAGATCGATCTGCTCCTCAACCGGACCGGTGAAACCAACCCGGTGGCATCGGACCGCATCGGCCTCAGGCGCGAGATCAACGAGCTGCCTCCCGACGCGCGTTTTCACATCGAATCCGTGGCCTCGGAGAAGCGCATCTCGGCCCTGGTGGTGACGGACCTGAACTCCGACGGCCGGCCGGACTTGGCGTATTACGGCGAGCCCAAGGAACTCATCGTGCAATACAACGAGGGCACGAACGGCTGGGGCGCGCCCAAACGCTGGCCGCTTGACGACGGCCAGTTGACGCCCAACGCGCTCAGTGCGGGCGACCTCAACGGGGACGGGCGCACGGACCTGCTGCTGCTGGCAGAAAAACAGGTTTACTGGCTGGCGCAAAAGACGGACGGCACCCTGGCCGAGCCGGTGAAAATTCCGATTTCCGCCACGGCGCGCGCGGTGCAGGCGGTGGACGTAAACGGCGACGGCCGGCAGGATCTGCTGCTCGTCAATTGGGAGAGCACCACGCCGTTCCGCTTCCGGTTGCAGAATGCCGGCGGCCAGCTCGGACCGGAGAACTACTTTACGTTTCCGTCCATTCGCTCCTATCTCGCGGACAATCTCGTGAGCAACGCCGGGACGCAAATCATCACCATCGCCCAAAATTCCGGGCGGGCGCAGATTTCGCACTTCATCGCCAAGCCCGCACCGGCCCTGGCGGGCTCCTTTCGCGAAGGTGGGCTGCAGGTGTTGCCCCTGCGCAGCACGGAAAAGTCCCGGCGCGGCCTGGCGTGGGCGGATGTGAACGGCGACGGCCTCACCGATTTGATCGTGGCCGAACCGGAAAGCGGCGAGGTCTCGCTTTTCCTGCAACAGCACGACGGGTCGCTGGCGCCCGCGGAATCGTTTCCGTCGCTGGCGGGGGTCAGCGACATCGCGGTTGGCGATTGGGATGGCAACGGGCGGGCGGACATTTTTTTGCTGAGCCCGGACGAAAAACAAATTGGCGTAACGCGACTGGATGAAAAGGGCCGGCTGCCATTTCCGACGCTGGTGCCGCTGGACGGCAAACCGCTGGTCATGGCGGTGGGCGCGGCCAGTCCGGGCGGCAAGCCGACGCTGGCGGTCATTGTCGATCAGGACGGCAAGCGGTCGCTGGTCACGCGCATGGCGGATGGCACGACGCATTCGCAGGCGCTGTCGGCCAGTTTCAAGTCGAATCCGACCGCCATGGCGTGGCACGATTTGGACCAGGATGGTCTGGCGGATCTGGTGGTGCTGATTCCTTATGAAAAAATCAAAGTGCTCGTGCAGGTGCCGGGCAAGAATTTTGCGGAGGCGGACGTGGCGCCACCGGGCGGCACGCTCGAGCAGCCGTGGATGCAATCCGCCGACGTCGATGGCGACGGCAAGCCGGAGCTGCTGCTGCCGCAGCGGAATTTTCTCCGCGCCGTGGTGCTGAAGCGTGAGGCGGCCCGGGCGGGGGCGGACGGCGAACCGGCGTGGTCATTCCAGGTGCGGGATCAAATCAACGGTGCGGAAAGCAACTCGCGCATTGTGGGCGCCACGACGGTGACCGGCACGAACGGTTCAGCGCTCTTTTTGCTCGATGCGGAACGCAAGGCGCTGTCGTTGGTGCAGCGCGACGCCGCGGGCGTGTGGCAGGTGGTGCGCAACGTGACCTTGCCGGTGTCCCAGTTCAACGGGCTGGACACGGTTGCCTTCGGCGGCCGCCAGCCCAATGCGGTTGCCTTGCTGGGCGTCAATTCCGTGGCGTGGCTGCCGCTTTATGGGCAGACGTGGGAACTGGCCGAACTGGACGGGTATGAAACCCCCGTCGAAGACGGCTACCTGCACGACATCGTGGCCGGCGACCTGAACGGCGATGGACGCAAGGATCTGGTCTTTCTGGAAACCGCGAAACACTACCTCGATCTGGTCGTGTTCGACGCGAGCAACCATCTGCGTCCGGCCAATCGCTGGCAGGTTTTCGAGGAGCGCTCCTTCCGCGCAACCCGCTCCGATCTGCCCGAGCCACGCGAAGCGGTGGTTGCGGATGTGACAGGCGACGGCAAGAAGGACCTGGTCATTCTCGTTCACGATCGGGTGATCGTGTATCCGCAGGAATAG
- the rpsB gene encoding 30S ribosomal protein S2: MSTTIGVKELLEAGVHFGHQTKRWNPKMKPFIFDARNGIHIIDLSKTATQLQAACNFLGETVRKGGSVLFVGTKKQAQQAVKDTAKECGQLFVCERWLGGTLTNYSTLKRSIARLKEIEKMEADGSINNYVKQEQSMIRREAARLVKYLDGIRTMDRMPGAMFVVDIKREHNAVAEARKLKIPVVALVDTNCDPDLADFPVAGNDDAIRSVRIILAAVGQAVTQGRAEFESKKSRKAPVEEAAPAASAEAVPAPTAPAAA, from the coding sequence GTGAGCACCACGATCGGCGTAAAAGAACTGTTGGAAGCAGGCGTTCATTTCGGGCACCAGACCAAGCGCTGGAACCCCAAGATGAAGCCCTTCATTTTCGATGCCCGCAACGGCATCCACATCATTGACCTCAGCAAGACGGCCACCCAGCTTCAGGCGGCCTGCAATTTTCTCGGCGAAACCGTCCGCAAAGGCGGCTCGGTGCTGTTCGTCGGCACCAAGAAGCAGGCGCAGCAGGCGGTGAAGGACACCGCCAAGGAATGCGGCCAGCTCTTCGTGTGCGAACGCTGGCTGGGCGGCACGCTCACCAATTACAGCACGCTCAAGCGCTCCATCGCCCGGCTCAAGGAAATCGAGAAGATGGAGGCCGACGGGAGCATCAACAATTACGTCAAGCAGGAGCAGTCCATGATCCGCCGCGAGGCCGCCCGCCTCGTGAAGTATCTGGACGGCATCCGCACGATGGACCGCATGCCCGGCGCGATGTTCGTGGTGGACATCAAGCGCGAACACAACGCCGTCGCCGAAGCGCGCAAGCTGAAAATTCCCGTCGTGGCGCTCGTGGACACGAACTGCGACCCCGACCTGGCGGATTTTCCGGTCGCCGGCAACGACGACGCCATCCGCTCGGTGCGCATCATCCTCGCGGCCGTCGGTCAGGCGGTGACGCAGGGCCGCGCGGAATTCGAATCCAAGAAGAGCCGCAAGGCCCCGGTGGAGGAAGCCGCCCCGGCCGCTTCCGCTGAAGCCGTGCCCGCACCCACGGCACCGGCCGCGGCTTGA
- a CDS encoding trypsin-like peptidase domain-containing protein, protein MLKFSLPLVACLAAGACLAAGACLATADTLELKEKAAITGTILAEKPDSVAIDIGYTVLVIPRKDILKVIKARATAPLPAPVPAPASPTPAAVALPAPPTDALYRNGPLNAPARAVRDLVSQIGEAVVQVRTPGGLGSGFILNEDGYLMTNFHVIEGETQIWVEVYHVKDGQLERKSYKQVRIVAMNKFVDLALLRIEDKDAPKFKWVTLGSTEPLAVGEHVFAIGSPLGLERTVTEGILSTKTRQLGGELYLQTTAQINPGNSGGPLFNLAGQVIGVTNMKIAFGEGLGFAIPIETVKYFLDHRDAFAYSPDNPSNPYRYLEPPSRTQHATAPEE, encoded by the coding sequence ATGTTGAAGTTCAGTTTGCCCCTGGTCGCATGCCTGGCGGCCGGCGCATGCCTGGCGGCCGGCGCGTGCCTGGCCACGGCAGACACCCTGGAGTTGAAGGAGAAGGCGGCCATCACCGGGACCATCCTGGCCGAAAAGCCCGACTCCGTCGCCATTGACATCGGCTACACCGTTCTGGTCATCCCGCGGAAAGACATTCTCAAGGTCATCAAAGCCCGGGCCACAGCGCCCCTGCCCGCGCCCGTTCCCGCCCCGGCTTCTCCGACGCCCGCGGCCGTTGCGCTGCCGGCGCCGCCCACAGATGCGCTCTATCGCAACGGCCCGCTCAACGCCCCGGCGCGGGCGGTGCGGGATCTGGTTTCCCAAATCGGCGAAGCCGTGGTGCAGGTGCGGACGCCCGGCGGTCTGGGCTCCGGCTTCATTCTCAATGAAGATGGCTATCTGATGACCAACTTTCACGTCATCGAAGGCGAGACGCAGATCTGGGTGGAGGTTTATCACGTCAAGGACGGTCAGTTGGAGCGCAAGAGCTACAAACAGGTCCGCATCGTGGCGATGAACAAGTTCGTGGACCTGGCCCTGCTGCGCATTGAAGACAAGGACGCGCCCAAGTTCAAATGGGTCACGCTTGGGTCCACCGAACCGCTGGCCGTGGGTGAACACGTGTTTGCCATCGGCAGTCCGCTCGGGCTCGAGCGCACCGTCACCGAGGGCATCCTCAGCACGAAAACCCGGCAGCTCGGCGGCGAGCTGTATCTGCAAACCACGGCCCAGATCAATCCCGGCAACAGCGGCGGACCGCTCTTCAATCTGGCCGGACAGGTCATCGGCGTCACCAACATGAAGATCGCGTTTGGGGAAGGTCTTGGCTTCGCCATCCCCATCGAAACGGTCAAATACTTCCTCGATCATCGCGACGCGTTTGCCTACTCCCCCGACAACCCGAGCAATCCGTATCGCTACCTCGAACCGCCCAGCCGCACGCAGCACGCCACCGCCCCCGAAGAATAA
- a CDS encoding secondary thiamine-phosphate synthase enzyme YjbQ has protein sequence MLRQAQHEFAIRTSGRGLHEFTDAVQQWVRQSGCRTGLLTLHLRHTSASLLIQENADPDVRRDLEAFFARLVPDGDRLYVHTAEGDDDMPAHVRAALTAVNLSLPITNGRLALGTWQGLYVWEHRHLPHTRRVVAHLLGE, from the coding sequence ATGCTGCGCCAGGCGCAACACGAGTTCGCCATCCGCACGTCCGGCCGCGGGCTGCATGAATTCACGGATGCCGTGCAGCAATGGGTGCGGCAGAGCGGTTGCCGCACCGGACTGCTCACCCTGCATTTGCGGCACACCTCGGCTTCGTTGTTGATTCAGGAAAACGCCGACCCCGATGTGCGGCGCGACTTGGAGGCGTTCTTTGCGCGCCTGGTGCCGGACGGGGACCGGCTCTACGTGCACACGGCCGAGGGTGACGATGACATGCCCGCCCACGTGCGCGCGGCGCTGACAGCGGTGAACCTGAGTCTTCCCATTACCAATGGGCGGCTGGCGCTGGGAACATGGCAGGGCCTCTACGTGTGGGAACATCGTCACCTCCCGCACACGCGCCGCGTGGTGGCGCATTTGCTCGGCGAGTAG